From a region of the Pseudanabaena sp. ABRG5-3 genome:
- a CDS encoding citrate synthase, with amino-acid sequence MAIGEYKPGLEGVPATQSNISYVDGQAGLLEYRGIRIEDLCKYSNFLETSYLLIFGDLPKAIQLNEFEHDITHRRRIKYRIRDMIKSFPDNAHPMDALQTSVAALGMFYPLGNFHDLDYIYQATVRLLAKVPTMVAAFHMMRQGNDPVMPRDDLDYASNFLYMLNEKVPDPLAARIFDVCLTLHAEHTVNASTFAALVTASTLTDPYAVMTSAIGTLAGPLHGGANEEVMNMLEEIGSIDNVTSYLEGKIQRKEKLMGFGHRIYKVKDPRAIVLQGLVHELFDKFGHDPYYDIALELEKQAYEKLASKGIHPNVDFYSGLVYKKLGIPSNLFTTIFAIARVPGWLAHWKEQLSDNRLFRPTQMYTGLHDVTYVPIHER; translated from the coding sequence ATGGCAATCGGAGAATATAAGCCTGGTTTAGAAGGAGTGCCTGCCACCCAATCAAACATAAGTTATGTTGATGGTCAAGCAGGTTTGCTCGAATATCGGGGTATCCGTATCGAGGATCTTTGCAAGTATAGTAATTTCCTTGAAACCAGTTACTTATTAATCTTCGGTGATCTACCCAAAGCCATTCAACTAAATGAATTTGAACACGATATTACCCATAGAAGAAGAATCAAATATCGTATTCGCGACATGATTAAGTCATTTCCAGATAATGCTCATCCCATGGATGCGCTACAAACTAGTGTTGCTGCGTTGGGAATGTTTTATCCTTTGGGGAATTTCCATGATTTGGACTATATCTATCAAGCAACAGTAAGACTTTTAGCTAAAGTCCCAACTATGGTGGCAGCCTTTCACATGATGCGTCAAGGCAATGATCCTGTGATGCCTCGTGATGACTTAGATTATGCTTCCAATTTTCTCTACATGTTAAATGAGAAGGTTCCTGATCCTCTGGCGGCACGTATTTTTGATGTATGTTTGACTCTCCATGCTGAGCATACAGTTAATGCTTCGACCTTTGCGGCTTTGGTAACAGCTTCGACCTTAACTGATCCCTATGCGGTGATGACTTCGGCGATCGGTACTCTGGCTGGACCTTTGCATGGAGGAGCTAATGAGGAGGTAATGAACATGCTCGAAGAAATTGGCTCCATTGATAATGTCACTTCTTATCTTGAGGGCAAAATTCAGAGGAAGGAGAAGCTCATGGGCTTTGGACATCGTATTTATAAAGTGAAAGATCCGCGTGCGATTGTCCTTCAGGGATTAGTCCATGAGTTGTTTGACAAATTCGGTCACGATCCTTACTACGACATTGCTTTAGAACTGGAAAAGCAAGCCTATGAGAAGCTTGCGAGTAAGGGAATTCATCCTAATGTTGATTTCTATTCAGGATTGGTTTACAAGAAGTTGGGAATTCCCAGTAATTTGTTTACTACAATTTTTGCGATCGCCCGTGTACCTGGATGGCTAGCTCATTGGAAAGAACAGCTTTCTGATAACCGATTGTTCCGTCCTACCCAAATGTACACAGGATTGCATGATGTGACCTATGTACCCATCCATGAGCGTTGA
- a CDS encoding photosystem II protein Y, whose amino-acid sequence MDWRVLVVLGPVVLVVFWAAFNLGKAVIKGEATLFGKYGNNPFQ is encoded by the coding sequence ATGGATTGGAGAGTATTAGTTGTATTAGGACCAGTTGTTTTGGTAGTTTTCTGGGCAGCCTTTAACCTTGGTAAAGCCGTTATTAAGGGTGAAGCTACTCTCTTTGGCAAATATGGCAATAACCCATTTCAATAA
- a CDS encoding undecaprenyl-diphosphate phosphatase — MEYWQAFILGIVQGLTEFLPISSSAHLKVIPALLRWNDAGVSFDAVIQLGSIVAVVSYFWKDLSNITLGSIEAVRKKQYKSQEFKLAAAIALGTVPILFGGLLIKVLVKDYDNSPLRSLTAIAIASIFMSILLALAELFGQNSQKEKRHFQRVRVIDGILMGLAQAMALIPGVSRSGSTLTAGLFLGLDRVAATRFSFLLGIPAITIAGLVELLSIIKKGFDVGAGQLAVGLFSSVIFSYLAIAWLLKFFQTHTTWVFVGYRLAFGALLLAGVGLGWFK, encoded by the coding sequence ATGGAATACTGGCAAGCTTTTATTTTGGGGATTGTGCAAGGACTGACTGAGTTTTTGCCTATTAGTAGCTCAGCACACCTGAAGGTTATCCCCGCCCTTCTGCGATGGAATGATGCTGGTGTATCTTTTGATGCTGTGATCCAGCTTGGGAGCATTGTGGCTGTGGTGAGCTACTTTTGGAAAGATCTCAGTAATATTACGCTTGGAAGTATTGAGGCTGTACGCAAGAAACAATATAAATCGCAGGAGTTTAAACTCGCTGCGGCGATCGCCTTAGGGACAGTTCCGATTTTATTTGGCGGCTTGTTGATTAAAGTATTAGTCAAAGATTACGACAACTCACCTTTACGGAGTTTGACCGCGATCGCGATCGCCTCAATCTTTATGTCGATCTTGCTCGCCTTAGCTGAGCTATTTGGACAAAATAGCCAAAAAGAAAAGCGCCATTTTCAAAGAGTCAGAGTGATTGATGGGATCTTAATGGGCTTAGCCCAAGCGATGGCACTTATTCCAGGGGTATCCCGTTCTGGTTCAACCTTAACCGCAGGTTTATTTCTTGGTTTAGATCGGGTTGCTGCTACGAGATTTTCATTTTTGTTAGGGATTCCTGCTATTACGATCGCAGGTTTGGTGGAGTTACTGAGCATTATCAAAAAGGGCTTTGATGTTGGCGCAGGACAGCTAGCCGTTGGACTATTCTCCTCAGTAATTTTTTCCTACTTAGCGATCGCATGGCTCCTCAAGTTCTTTCAAACCCATACTACATGGGTGTTTGTTGGCTACAGACTAGCTTTTGGGGCATTACTACTCGCAGGTGTAGGCTTAGGCTGGTTTAAATAA
- the rplU gene encoding 50S ribosomal protein L21: MSYAIIETGGKQYRVEVGRFYDVELLEAEPDSKLTIDKVLFANLDGDISIGQPIVDNASVEVTVLRHLKAKKVIVYKMRPKKKTRRKNGHRQPLSRIMVEAINLSGKAA; the protein is encoded by the coding sequence ATGAGTTACGCAATCATTGAAACAGGCGGTAAGCAATATCGCGTCGAAGTCGGCAGATTTTATGACGTTGAATTACTTGAAGCCGAACCAGACAGTAAATTGACCATTGATAAAGTTTTGTTTGCCAACCTAGATGGTGACATTTCAATCGGTCAGCCTATCGTTGATAATGCAAGTGTCGAAGTTACTGTACTGCGCCACCTAAAGGCAAAAAAAGTAATCGTTTATAAAATGCGTCCCAAGAAAAAAACTCGCAGAAAGAACGGTCACCGTCAGCCCCTCTCCCGCATCATGGTTGAAGCAATCAATCTAAGTGGTAAGGCTGCTTAA
- the rpmA gene encoding 50S ribosomal protein L27 — MAHKKGTGSTRNGRDSNAKRLGVKRYGGQVVKAGSILVRQRGTKFHPGNNVGRGSDDTLYATVDGIVTFERFGKTRKKISVYAPVEAA, encoded by the coding sequence ATGGCACATAAGAAGGGTACAGGTAGTACAAGAAACGGTCGTGACTCTAATGCTAAACGCCTTGGCGTAAAGCGTTATGGTGGTCAAGTTGTTAAAGCTGGCAGCATTTTAGTGCGTCAGCGTGGCACAAAATTCCACCCTGGTAATAATGTTGGTCGTGGTAGCGATGATACTTTATACGCAACCGTTGACGGCATTGTCACCTTTGAACGTTTTGGTAAAACCCGCAAGAAAATTAGCGTTTATGCTCCTGTAGAAGCAGCATAA
- a CDS encoding response regulator: MDTLGNLDQSTSNQTPDCNISADLSNSSSSFVHTPLSILLAEDNLVNQKVALRVLKHLGYEADVVGNGQEVIKAIANKSYDLILMDIQMPEMDGIEATQYIRNQELESQMSPIAIVAITANATHDDQYVCRKAGMNDYISKPIQIDKLRSVLQQYEALKNSQ; the protein is encoded by the coding sequence AGATTGCAATATTAGTGCCGATCTCAGCAATTCCTCTTCTTCATTTGTGCATACCCCCTTGAGCATCTTGTTAGCTGAAGACAATCTTGTCAATCAAAAAGTAGCTCTGCGTGTACTCAAGCACTTGGGATATGAAGCTGATGTGGTGGGCAATGGTCAAGAAGTAATCAAGGCGATCGCCAATAAATCCTACGATCTGATCCTCATGGATATTCAGATGCCTGAAATGGATGGTATAGAAGCAACTCAATATATTCGTAATCAGGAACTTGAATCCCAAATGTCACCGATTGCGATCGTTGCCATTACTGCCAATGCAACCCATGATGATCAATATGTCTGTCGCAAGGCAGGCATGAATGATTACATTAGCAAACCAATTCAGATCGATAAACTCAGAAGCGTTTTACAGCAATATGAGGCTCTCAAAAATAGCCAATAA